Proteins encoded by one window of Halobacteriovorax sp. GB3:
- the dnaE gene encoding DNA polymerase III subunit alpha, whose amino-acid sequence MSEETPKSFQETHPDSFVHLHLHTQYSLLDGAIRLKDLIPRAQELGVPAIAQTDHGNMFGAIDFYCRCKDAGIKPILGSEIYFTPGSRHDRRAAKRTKTASSQDEEEASRQIHHLILLAKDNTGFKNLCKLLSKAYMEGFYYKPRADIELLREHSEGLICTTACLKGEVGYNFFTGQDDRAVKAIEKLVDVFGKDDFYLEIQENGLPEQKIVNEKVIEYAKENQLKVVATNDCHYMTPEDAKAQEVLLCVQTGKTYADENRMRMTSQEFYYKSPEEMRSAFSYIPEACDHTLEIADKCNVELKWTDDDGKQIYHLPDYPIDTGEPMNDYFRRITSEGLEERFKGPHFTKLIQQDNWESELRPKYYDRLKYEVDMIIDMGFPGYFLIVADFIQWSKDNGIPVGPGRGSGAGSLVAYAMLITNIDPLPYNLLFERFINPERISMPDFDVDFCQAGRQRVIEYVTQKYGEDKVGQIITFGKLQAKAVVKDVARVFDLSFAEANMVSKLIPDEIGISLEKAIDMEPKLQELIETDPKIRQIFTISKRLEGLYRHAGIHAAGVVITNLPLVEYCPLFKGGKGEKVIQFDKDFGEQIGLVKFDFLGLKTLTVIDLACDFIKRDHVKGFDIEAIDYEDQNVFKFIGDGNTTGVFQLESSGMIDLCKRIMPDSIDDITAINALYRPGPMGSGMHDEFVEIKHGRKEEAYPFEDLRPILKDTYGIIVYQEQVMNIARIIAGYSLGQADMLRRAMGKKKLKEMEKHKQIFLTGAEERGYDLKIAEHLYDLMAKFAEYGFNKSHAVAYSYISYQTAFLKYYYPACFFAGLLSTELSNAEKVTTYINDAKNYDVEVLPPDVNESLWHFNVVEDNLRFGMGAIKNVGENAVEEIVRERTENGPYIGFIDFCERVNLKLVSKRVVECLIKVGGFDDCEKEFNRKTMLENMEMVVSYAQKRQKEKELGQTSLFDIGAMAEEAKQSTKELLDINPVEDFDDREKLLHEAELIGVYVSGHPLDRYSDILLQMASMPIAEVQGLTGDGKRDIVLGGMIVERKNIMTKKGDRMCFATLEDLSGKIECIVFPRTFLEFEELLATDEPLLITGQVNLSEDPRKIFPTKIQKLKDQAETRVTSVRINVNIDKFNEYKLESLKRVLLSYRGSVPMHIIFEHENGRARLPLGEDYLVNPTPKLAAKVNEVLNENGVKFIVDGRLEDINTIQ is encoded by the coding sequence ATGAGTGAGGAAACTCCAAAATCTTTTCAAGAAACACACCCAGACAGTTTTGTTCACCTTCATCTTCACACCCAATATTCTCTCCTTGATGGAGCTATTCGATTAAAGGACTTAATTCCAAGAGCACAAGAGCTTGGGGTTCCTGCAATTGCTCAGACCGATCACGGAAATATGTTTGGGGCGATCGACTTTTATTGTCGCTGTAAAGATGCGGGCATTAAACCAATCTTGGGTTCTGAAATTTATTTCACTCCTGGTTCACGCCATGATCGTCGTGCGGCCAAGAGAACTAAGACAGCGAGTTCTCAAGATGAAGAAGAAGCATCAAGACAAATTCACCATTTAATTCTTCTGGCTAAAGACAACACAGGTTTTAAGAACCTTTGTAAACTTTTATCAAAAGCTTATATGGAAGGGTTCTACTATAAGCCAAGAGCTGATATTGAACTTTTAAGAGAACACTCTGAAGGTCTTATTTGTACGACAGCTTGTTTAAAAGGCGAGGTTGGATACAATTTCTTCACTGGTCAAGATGACAGGGCCGTGAAGGCCATTGAGAAACTTGTCGATGTATTTGGAAAAGACGACTTCTATCTAGAGATTCAAGAAAATGGTCTTCCTGAGCAGAAGATTGTTAATGAAAAAGTCATCGAGTACGCCAAGGAAAATCAGTTAAAAGTTGTTGCAACGAATGACTGTCACTATATGACACCTGAAGATGCGAAGGCACAAGAAGTTCTTCTGTGTGTTCAAACGGGAAAGACATATGCCGATGAAAATCGTATGCGTATGACTTCTCAGGAATTCTACTACAAGTCTCCAGAGGAGATGAGAAGTGCCTTCTCTTATATTCCAGAGGCCTGTGATCATACACTTGAAATCGCTGACAAATGTAATGTTGAGCTCAAGTGGACTGATGATGATGGAAAACAGATTTATCACCTTCCTGACTATCCTATTGATACAGGGGAGCCGATGAATGATTACTTTCGTCGAATCACATCAGAAGGACTTGAAGAGAGATTTAAAGGTCCGCATTTTACGAAATTAATTCAACAAGATAATTGGGAATCAGAATTAAGACCTAAGTATTATGATCGACTTAAATATGAAGTTGATATGATTATTGATATGGGATTCCCTGGATATTTTCTGATCGTTGCCGATTTCATTCAATGGTCAAAAGATAATGGAATTCCTGTTGGTCCTGGTCGTGGATCTGGGGCGGGTTCTCTCGTTGCCTATGCCATGCTTATTACCAACATCGATCCTCTTCCATACAACCTTCTCTTTGAGCGTTTCATTAACCCAGAACGTATTTCGATGCCAGACTTTGACGTCGATTTCTGTCAGGCTGGACGTCAAAGAGTTATTGAGTATGTAACGCAAAAATATGGTGAAGATAAAGTTGGTCAGATCATTACTTTTGGTAAGCTTCAGGCCAAGGCCGTTGTAAAAGATGTCGCCAGAGTATTTGATCTCTCTTTTGCTGAAGCCAATATGGTCTCTAAGCTTATTCCTGATGAGATTGGAATCTCTCTTGAAAAGGCCATTGATATGGAGCCTAAACTTCAAGAGCTTATTGAAACGGATCCAAAGATTCGTCAAATTTTCACAATATCTAAAAGACTAGAAGGGCTTTATCGCCACGCTGGTATTCACGCTGCTGGGGTTGTTATTACCAACCTTCCTCTCGTTGAGTACTGTCCACTTTTTAAAGGTGGTAAGGGTGAGAAGGTTATTCAATTTGATAAAGACTTTGGTGAGCAAATCGGTCTTGTTAAATTTGACTTTCTCGGTCTTAAAACACTTACCGTAATTGATCTTGCTTGTGATTTTATTAAAAGAGATCACGTTAAAGGCTTTGATATCGAGGCCATTGATTATGAAGATCAAAATGTTTTTAAATTTATTGGTGATGGAAATACCACTGGTGTCTTCCAGCTTGAATCTTCTGGTATGATCGATCTTTGTAAGAGAATTATGCCTGATTCAATCGATGATATTACCGCCATCAACGCGCTTTACCGTCCTGGACCGATGGGATCGGGAATGCACGATGAGTTCGTTGAGATTAAGCACGGGCGTAAAGAGGAAGCTTATCCTTTTGAAGATCTTAGACCAATTCTAAAAGATACGTACGGAATTATTGTTTATCAAGAGCAGGTAATGAACATTGCAAGGATCATTGCTGGTTACTCTCTTGGTCAAGCGGATATGCTTAGACGTGCCATGGGTAAGAAGAAGCTCAAGGAAATGGAAAAGCACAAGCAGATCTTCTTAACTGGTGCCGAAGAAAGAGGCTATGACCTTAAGATCGCCGAGCACCTCTATGATCTGATGGCGAAATTTGCGGAGTATGGTTTTAACAAATCACACGCTGTTGCCTATTCTTATATTTCTTATCAAACAGCATTTTTGAAATATTACTATCCAGCGTGTTTCTTTGCAGGACTTCTTTCAACGGAGCTTTCAAACGCTGAAAAGGTAACGACGTATATTAACGATGCAAAGAACTATGATGTTGAAGTTCTTCCTCCTGATGTGAATGAGTCCCTTTGGCACTTTAATGTTGTCGAAGATAATCTTCGCTTTGGTATGGGGGCGATCAAGAACGTTGGTGAAAATGCCGTTGAAGAGATTGTTCGCGAGAGAACAGAAAATGGACCTTATATTGGTTTCATTGATTTTTGTGAACGAGTGAATTTAAAGCTTGTTTCTAAACGTGTTGTCGAGTGTCTTATCAAAGTTGGTGGATTCGATGACTGCGAGAAAGAGTTTAACCGTAAGACGATGCTCGAAAATATGGAGATGGTCGTTAGTTATGCTCAAAAGAGACAAAAAGAAAAAGAGTTGGGGCAAACGAGCCTATTTGATATTGGAGCAATGGCCGAAGAAGCGAAGCAGTCGACAAAAGAGCTTTTGGATATAAATCCTGTTGAAGACTTTGACGATAGAGAAAAGCTTCTCCATGAAGCTGAGCTCATTGGAGTTTACGTTTCAGGACATCCGCTTGATCGCTATTCTGATATTCTTTTACAAATGGCATCGATGCCAATTGCTGAAGTTCAAGGTTTAACTGGAGATGGGAAGCGCGATATTGTTCTTGGTGGAATGATTGTTGAACGAAAGAACATCATGACCAAAAAAGGTGACCGTATGTGTTTTGCGACATTGGAAGACCTTTCAGGAAAGATTGAATGTATTGTATTCCCAAGAACATTTCTTGAATTCGAAGAATTGCTCGCTACTGATGAACCGTTACTCATTACTGGTCAGGTGAATTTA
- a CDS encoding FecR domain-containing protein — MKSIVFSLFFFLSFSILALPTAKIIKLKGSASYNGKVLKLGDTLQGKGVLETKKASFIKLEIKEWGNHIVLGPSSEMNLALTSKEVQKKYEITKGICRWKSYLRKKQNKGVIFSKQASIGVRGTDYFLKVNPLLGETEIVVFEGQVLFSNLSDQKDAKLINENQWGGLGGRFGGKISNILTLPSNVIDHFKRYLNI; from the coding sequence GTGAAATCTATTGTATTTTCTCTTTTCTTTTTTCTCTCATTTTCTATTCTCGCTCTCCCTACAGCTAAGATAATAAAGCTTAAAGGAAGTGCTTCCTATAATGGAAAGGTTTTAAAATTAGGTGATACACTTCAGGGTAAGGGGGTTTTAGAAACTAAGAAGGCAAGTTTTATAAAACTTGAAATTAAAGAGTGGGGTAATCACATTGTTCTAGGACCAAGTAGTGAAATGAATCTGGCCTTAACTTCTAAGGAAGTTCAAAAGAAATATGAAATTACAAAAGGGATTTGTCGCTGGAAGAGTTATCTTAGAAAGAAGCAAAATAAGGGAGTGATCTTTTCTAAGCAGGCCTCAATTGGAGTGCGTGGGACTGATTACTTTTTGAAAGTGAATCCTCTTTTAGGAGAGACAGAAATCGTTGTCTTTGAAGGGCAAGTGCTCTTTTCCAATTTATCAGATCAAAAAGATGCAAAGCTCATTAATGAAAATCAGTGGGGTGGACTTGGTGGTCGCTTTGGAGGAAAGATTTCCAATATATTGACGCTTCCTAGCAATGTCATTGATCACTTTAAGAGGTATCTCAATATTTAA